The Candidatus Peregrinibacteria bacterium nucleotide sequence GCACTTGTTGTTATTTTTATGTGCAATCACTGTCCGTATGTTCAAGCTGTTCTTTCTCGACTGAATACATTCTCCGATGAATTTTCCAAAAAAGGAGTGCAATTCATCGGAATCAATGCGAATGATGCAGAAAATTATCCAGAAGATTCTTTTGAAAGCATGAAAAATCTTCCGATACGCTTTCCCTATCTGTATGATGAATCACAAGAAGTTGCGAAAATTTATGGCGCCGTGTGCACTCCAGATATTTTTGTGTACGATTCTCAAAGAAAACTCGCATATCACGGAAGGATTGACGACAACTCAAAGGATGAAGCTCTCGTGACCAAAAAAGAATTGGCCGATGCGCTCGAAAAAATTCTTCGCGGGGAGCACATTCCTCCGGAAGACCAAAAATCGAGTAGGGGATGTTCGATTAAGTGGAAGGAGAGAGTTTCGCATTGAGAATTTGCAGTACATCCTCAGAACTCTCGGTTTTCATGAGCTTCGTCCGAACTTCTTTGGCGCCATCAAAGCCTTTGATGTACCACGCGAGGTGTTTTCTCATGGGGAAAAACTTGCGATCAGAAAATATCTCTTCGAATTTTTGACTATGTTCAATGGCAGTCTCGATTCGATCAGAAATTGAAGGCGGAGAGTTCGCAAAAAACCATGGATTTCCAAATGTTGCTCGGCCAACGAGAACACCATCAATTTTATAGTCTTCTATTTTTTTCTTCGCATCATCATACGAAGAAATATCACCATTTCCTAAAAAACTTGTTCCGCTTCCTTTCGCAATCTCAGCAGCTTTTGCAATCGTTTCCCAGTCAGCATTTCCCCTATAAAGTTGCTTCAGCGTTCGTCCATGCATCGTAATGTTTGCGGGTTTTGCTTCGAGAAGATGTTTCGTCCATTCTTCAGAAGTATTCGTTTGTGTTCCAATTCGCGTTTTCACAGAAACGGGGAGAAGGCGACGTGGCGCTTCTTTCGATTGCATT carries:
- a CDS encoding thioredoxin family protein, with amino-acid sequence MVLLESQKTLLGSPAQDFSLSGIDGNVYSLKSFTEAKALVVIFMCNHCPYVQAVLSRLNTFSDEFSKKGVQFIGINANDAENYPEDSFESMKNLPIRFPYLYDESQEVAKIYGAVCTPDIFVYDSQRKLAYHGRIDDNSKDEALVTKKELADALEKILRGEHIPPEDQKSSRGCSIKWKERVSH
- a CDS encoding tRNA-dihydrouridine synthase; this encodes MHRLSHLKKMVFRGFWDELTSPIIGLAPMDGVTDAPFRYMVAKKGKPSLIITEFTNVEGLARGAIKMLDQLRFDKIERPIVAQVYGVEKDSYYKVALIICYLGFDGIDINMGCPMHKIAERGSGAGLIDTPDLAKELIRTVQKATGDWKNGITLEEAEIRPKIITALKKMQSKEAPRRLLPVSVKTRIGTQTNTSEEWTKHLLEAKPANITMHGRTLKQLYRGNADWETIAKAAEIAKGSGTSFLGNGDISSYDDAKKKIEDYKIDGVLVGRATFGNPWFFANSPPSISDRIETAIEHSQKFEEIFSDRKFFPMRKHLAWYIKGFDGAKEVRTKLMKTESSEDVLQILNAKLSPST